In Microplitis demolitor isolate Queensland-Clemson2020A chromosome 9, iyMicDemo2.1a, whole genome shotgun sequence, one genomic interval encodes:
- the LOC103579262 gene encoding ubiquitin-conjugating enzyme E2 Q2-like, producing the protein MACLQILKQQIRTIESVFPKNHERFQIISASVDELNCIFVDKDGKKYEINASITETYPMTPPVWFAETDDFRILNVVKILSDTTGDDNHIIKQVEILLRELCRLNSIPEPADLERLKIISNSLPSEASTSKTVAEEVADEAPAKDESDVNTEDEASEHDDDLDDFEEEVNTEKIKTDEEMSSEGLAAWRRLQQIRMKYTSKNGSSGIIQATDRLMKELRDIYRSDSFKNKIYTIELVNDSLYRWNVGIKSTDPDSPLTKDLELLKKREGKDFILLQILFSDMFPFEPPFVRIVHPIMSGDFVTSGGALCMELLTKQGWSSAFTMEALIMQILATMLKGHARVWQFDETKSLSSSNNPNLRYTLYDAVLSFDSLEKKHQERGWHTPPNNEG; encoded by the coding sequence ATGGCTTGCTTACAAATTCTTAAACAACAGATAAGAACTATTGAGTCAGTATTTCCAAAAAACCATGAAAGATTTCAAATAATCTCTGCAAGCGTGGACGAGCTTAATTgtatatttgttgataaagacggaaaaaagtatgaaattaaTGCCAGTATTACTGAAACATATCCTATGACTCCACCAGTATGGTTTGCAGAAACTGATGACTTTAGAATACTAAatgttgttaaaattttaagcgaCACGACTGGTGATGACAACCATATAATAAAAcaagtagaaattttattaagagaATTGTGTCGCCTAAATTCTATACCTGAGCCAGCGGATCTTGAgagattgaaaataatttccaattcTCTACCATCAGAAGCAAGCACTAGTAAGACTGTAGCAGAAGAAGTAGCCGATGAAGCTCCAGCTAAAGATGAAAGTGACGTAAATACTGAAGACGAAGCTAGTGAGCATGATGATGATCTTGATGATTTTGAAGAAGAAGTtaatactgaaaaaataaagactgATGAGGAAATGAGTTCAGAAGGATTAGCAGCATGGAGAAGATTGCAACAAATTCGAATGAAGTATACTTCAAAAAATGGTTCGTCAGGTATTATACAAGCTACTGATCGTTTAATGAAAGAATTGCGAGACATTTACCGAagtgatagttttaaaaataaaatttacaccaTTGAATTAGTTAATGACAGTCTATACAGATGGAATGTTGGAATAAAGTCTACTGATCCTGACTCACCATTGACCAAAGATTTGGAACTTCTCAAAAAAAGAGAAGGCAAAGATTTTATTCttcttcaaatattatttagtgACATGTTTCCATTTGAACCACCATTTGTACGAATCGTTCATCCAATTATGTCTGGTGATTTTGTAACATCAGGAGGTGCACTTTGTATGGAACTATTAACAAAACAGGGTTGGAGTTCTGCGTTTACAATGGAAGCCTTGATAATGCAGATATTAGCGACTATGCTCAAGGGTCACGCACGTGTATGGCAGTTTGATGAAACAAAGTCACTTAGTAGCAGCAATAATCCAAATTTAAGATACACTCTTTACGATGCGGTGCTATCATTTGATAGTTTAGAGAAAAAGCACCAAGAACGCGGTTGGCATACACCCCCAAACAATGAAGGCtag